A window of Methanolobus sediminis contains these coding sequences:
- the cysK gene encoding cysteine synthase A, with protein MNRITEGCHATVIGKVESFNPLSSVKDRIALNMIETAEKEGLLNKDSIVIEPTSGNTGIGLAFVCAAKGYRLILTMPETMSIERRKILSMLGAEIVLTPGSKGMNGAISEAEELAKKTENSFIPQQFMNPANPEIHRRTTAEEIWKDTDGKIDYLVAGVGTGGTITGISEVIKARKPSFKAIAVEPEDSPVLSGGNPGPHKIQGIGAGFIPDVLNTEIIDEIIKVSNEDAFETARQIAKKEGILVGISCGAALHAALQVARREENAGKMIVVILPDTGERYLSTALAEYEE; from the coding sequence CTGAACAGGATCACTGAAGGATGTCATGCAACTGTGATCGGTAAGGTTGAATCCTTTAATCCATTAAGCTCAGTTAAGGATCGTATTGCTCTGAATATGATAGAAACGGCTGAAAAAGAGGGGCTTCTCAATAAAGATTCAATCGTGATAGAACCAACATCAGGCAACACAGGAATAGGACTTGCTTTTGTTTGTGCAGCAAAGGGGTATCGTCTCATCCTCACGATGCCTGAAACCATGAGCATTGAAAGAAGGAAGATACTCAGTATGCTTGGCGCTGAAATAGTTCTCACACCGGGAAGTAAAGGCATGAACGGAGCCATCAGTGAAGCTGAGGAGCTGGCAAAGAAAACTGAGAACTCTTTTATTCCGCAGCAGTTCATGAACCCTGCAAATCCTGAGATACACCGCCGTACAACAGCCGAAGAAATATGGAAGGACACAGACGGTAAAATAGATTATCTTGTGGCAGGTGTCGGTACAGGAGGAACTATTACCGGAATCTCTGAAGTTATTAAAGCCCGGAAGCCTTCTTTCAAGGCAATAGCCGTTGAACCGGAGGATTCGCCTGTACTTTCCGGAGGGAATCCCGGACCTCACAAGATACAGGGGATTGGTGCCGGTTTCATTCCTGATGTGCTGAATACGGAAATCATCGATGAAATCATCAAAGTCAGCAATGAGGATGCTTTTGAAACTGCAAGACAGATAGCAAAAAAAGAGGGAATACTTGTCGGAATCTCATGTGGTGCAGCTCTTCATGCAGCATTACAGGTTGCCAGGCGAGAGGAGAATGCAGGAAAAATGATAGTTGTGATATTACCGGATACAGGGGAAAGATATCTCAGCACAGCACTTGCTGAATATGAGGAATGA
- a CDS encoding serine O-acetyltransferase: protein MTKKLSGQKRCTILNSMVDNTYRPEIPEIIDLVVNSCSERGCFDHLEAAVIPSKEALIEIIDLIKDILFPGYFGDQTVDRNTLPYHLGNEITELFGKLSEQITNSIIHECNRRDEECTECIDRGHEETIRFLRKIPEIRSMLASDIIATYEGDPAAKSHDEIIFSYPGIFAMTVYRSAHELHKQGISIIPRIMTEYAHSVAGIDIHPGAKIGKGFVIDHGTGVVIGETCEIGDNVRIYQGVTLGSLSFPKDESGKLVRDKKRHPTIENDVIIYSNATILGGDTVIGTRSVIGGNVWITKSVPPDTKVIIEEPRLIFKEKK, encoded by the coding sequence ATGACCAAAAAATTATCAGGACAAAAAAGATGCACGATACTGAATTCCATGGTCGACAATACATATCGCCCGGAAATTCCGGAAATCATAGACCTTGTCGTCAATAGTTGTTCTGAGAGAGGCTGTTTTGACCACCTTGAAGCTGCTGTTATCCCGTCCAAAGAAGCACTGATCGAAATCATCGACCTGATAAAGGATATTCTCTTCCCGGGTTACTTTGGAGACCAGACAGTCGACAGGAATACCTTGCCGTATCATCTGGGAAATGAGATAACCGAATTGTTTGGCAAACTATCAGAACAGATAACCAACAGCATTATCCATGAATGCAACCGCCGTGACGAGGAATGCACCGAATGCATTGACCGTGGACATGAGGAAACCATACGTTTCCTGAGAAAGATACCTGAAATAAGATCCATGCTGGCTTCGGATATCATTGCCACATATGAGGGTGATCCGGCAGCCAAGAGCCACGACGAGATCATCTTCAGCTATCCTGGGATATTTGCAATGACCGTGTACCGCTCAGCACATGAACTGCACAAACAAGGAATATCAATTATTCCCCGTATCATGACAGAGTATGCGCATAGTGTTGCAGGAATCGATATCCACCCCGGTGCTAAGATCGGTAAAGGATTCGTTATCGACCACGGTACGGGTGTGGTTATTGGTGAAACCTGTGAGATTGGGGACAATGTCCGTATCTATCAGGGAGTTACCCTGGGTTCCCTGAGCTTTCCAAAAGATGAATCCGGAAAACTTGTACGAGATAAAAAAAGGCATCCTACCATTGAAAATGATGTTATCATCTATTCCAATGCAACTATTCTCGGTGGAGATACCGTGATTGGCACACGGTCAGTTATAGGCGGTAATGTCTGGATCACAAAGTCAGTTCCACCTGATACAAAGGTGATTATCGAAGAACCGAGACTCATTTTCAAGGAAAAAAAATGA
- a CDS encoding baeRF10 domain-containing protein, which translates to MQSEGQKEIISEELLPVTDIDIRALAEVYDEKPVYLSVYLPVSRRENEHLNRIFVDSRVSAIKKALNPELRSEFEKTFELAGSSVFEEPISGEKGRIIFANSKESFLHVYRLAVEPEQSFVLDTSPYMLPLARLRADYEDYGVLLVDSQEAKFTCIRSDIAEEKKHLSTDLMNKHKKGGWSQMRFNHLRKGAIKSFLSEVAENVQGTCNQLETRGFVLAGPGEAKQQLMEMLPYEVQQKVLGVIDVPIAIPRDELVEAGDAVLQESEHSEARHAAEELKTALLKGGLAAHGIDDVKDALEQARVNILLILKDSSVPGWICERCQNLQASANAPKECDRCGGPTSSVNVIEELYELAQRTDAKVVFVEKEDFLDSDDVVGALLRY; encoded by the coding sequence ATGCAATCCGAAGGTCAAAAAGAGATAATTAGCGAGGAACTGCTTCCAGTCACGGATATTGATATCAGGGCACTGGCTGAGGTATATGATGAAAAACCTGTTTACCTTTCTGTTTACCTGCCGGTATCCAGAAGGGAAAATGAGCATTTGAACCGTATTTTTGTGGACTCAAGAGTGAGTGCTATCAAAAAAGCTTTGAACCCTGAACTTCGCTCTGAGTTTGAAAAGACCTTTGAGCTGGCAGGATCCTCAGTTTTTGAGGAGCCAATTTCAGGTGAAAAAGGAAGAATCATTTTTGCAAACTCAAAGGAATCCTTCCTTCATGTTTACAGGCTTGCAGTGGAACCGGAGCAGTCATTTGTTCTTGATACCTCACCTTATATGCTTCCGCTTGCAAGACTGAGAGCAGATTATGAGGATTATGGTGTGCTTCTGGTTGATTCACAGGAAGCTAAGTTCACATGCATACGTTCCGATATCGCAGAAGAAAAGAAACACCTTTCAACTGACCTTATGAACAAACACAAAAAAGGAGGCTGGAGCCAGATGCGTTTCAACCACCTGAGAAAAGGAGCCATCAAATCCTTCCTGTCAGAAGTTGCTGAAAATGTCCAGGGAACATGTAACCAGTTAGAGACAAGAGGTTTTGTTCTTGCAGGACCAGGGGAAGCAAAGCAGCAGCTTATGGAAATGCTGCCATATGAAGTCCAGCAGAAGGTTCTGGGCGTGATTGATGTTCCCATTGCTATTCCAAGAGATGAACTGGTGGAAGCCGGAGATGCTGTACTTCAGGAAAGTGAACATTCTGAGGCCAGACATGCTGCTGAAGAACTCAAGACAGCTCTGTTAAAAGGTGGTCTTGCAGCACATGGGATTGATGATGTAAAGGATGCTCTGGAACAGGCAAGGGTGAACATCCTGCTGATCCTGAAGGATTCATCGGTTCCAGGCTGGATCTGTGAGAGATGCCAGAACCTGCAGGCAAGTGCCAATGCTCCAAAGGAGTGTGACAGGTGTGGAGGACCAACATCTTCTGTGAATGTTATTGAGGAACTCTATGAACTTGCCCAGCGCACAGATGCGAAGGTCGTCTTCGTGGAAAAAGAGGATTTTCTGGATTCTGATGATGTTGTGGGTGCGCTTCTAAGATACTAA
- a CDS encoding class I SAM-dependent methyltransferase, translating to MPSDQTHENKTPHLPEDYDSKISTVLPYYRSFHEETINLVESLPEPPKVWMDTGCGTGTFIAKAIEHFPDTKFLMLDPSEGMLTQAKEKLSSYNCNKIKILEASATQDFTQELSEQPDIITAIQCHHYLDLENRKKAVLKCYELLKEGGIFITFENISPLTEEGISIGKSYWGDFQSRHGRTEEEVEAHLKRFGTEYFPITVEEHLKLLRETGFRTVELFWYSYMQAGFYCIK from the coding sequence ATGCCTTCTGACCAAACTCATGAGAACAAAACTCCTCATCTTCCCGAGGATTATGATTCCAAGATATCTACAGTTCTCCCTTACTACAGATCATTTCACGAAGAGACCATAAATCTTGTCGAATCACTCCCGGAACCACCAAAAGTATGGATGGATACAGGATGCGGGACAGGGACATTCATCGCAAAGGCCATAGAACATTTTCCTGATACAAAATTCCTCATGCTTGATCCGTCAGAAGGAATGCTCACGCAGGCAAAGGAAAAACTCTCATCATATAACTGTAATAAAATTAAAATCCTTGAAGCTTCTGCAACCCAGGATTTCACCCAGGAACTCAGCGAACAGCCGGATATCATCACTGCGATCCAGTGCCACCACTATCTTGACCTGGAAAACAGGAAAAAAGCAGTTCTAAAATGTTATGAACTGCTGAAAGAAGGAGGTATTTTCATCACCTTTGAGAATATCAGTCCGCTTACAGAAGAGGGTATTTCCATTGGAAAAAGTTACTGGGGAGATTTCCAGTCCAGACATGGTAGAACGGAGGAAGAGGTTGAAGCACATCTCAAGCGTTTTGGAACAGAATATTTCCCCATCACAGTTGAGGAACATCTCAAACTGCTGAGGGAAACAGGATTCAGGACCGTGGAACTGTTCTGGTACTCTTACATGCAGGCAGGGTTTTACTGCATTAAATGA
- a CDS encoding aldo/keto reductase, which yields MLYRKMPKNGDELSILGFGAMRLPLKEDMTIDEPRAMKQVRCAIDNGVNYVDTAWPYHMGKSEPFLGRALADGYREKVKLATKLPIWIVKSREDMDKFLNAQLERLNTDHIDYYLIHGLNGKSWIQMKELGVTEFLDTAKADGRIINAGFSFHGNGKDFAPIVDGYDWDFCQIQYNYMDERNQAGTEGLEYAASKGLGIIIMEPLRGGNLTNPVPPEIEEIWNTAKIKRSPAEWALCWIWNHPEVTVVLSGMNEESHIEENLRIADEGKPNTLTESELQLVGKAERKYREIMKAGCTGCRYCMPCPAAVDIPTCLEVYNNLHMFKKEMESKMMYTMRLAGIVSADEAHFASQCVKCGECLDRCPQHLPIPDLLEEVVKDLEGDDLGLRVEMVKEMFFRT from the coding sequence ATGTTATACAGGAAAATGCCAAAGAACGGGGACGAGCTCTCAATACTGGGTTTCGGTGCCATGCGCCTGCCTTTGAAAGAAGATATGACAATAGATGAACCAAGAGCCATGAAGCAGGTGCGCTGTGCCATCGACAATGGTGTGAATTATGTGGATACCGCCTGGCCATATCACATGGGAAAAAGTGAGCCTTTCCTTGGTCGTGCACTTGCAGATGGATACAGGGAAAAAGTAAAACTCGCAACCAAGCTCCCTATATGGATAGTTAAAAGCAGGGAGGATATGGATAAGTTCCTCAACGCGCAGCTTGAGAGACTTAATACGGATCATATCGATTACTATCTTATACACGGTCTGAACGGGAAAAGCTGGATCCAGATGAAAGAGCTTGGTGTAACTGAGTTCCTTGATACTGCAAAAGCAGATGGTCGTATCATCAATGCAGGTTTTTCTTTCCATGGCAACGGTAAGGATTTTGCACCGATAGTTGATGGTTATGACTGGGATTTCTGTCAGATCCAGTACAACTACATGGATGAACGGAACCAGGCAGGAACCGAGGGACTGGAATATGCAGCTTCAAAAGGATTGGGAATCATAATTATGGAACCGCTTCGTGGTGGAAATCTCACAAACCCCGTGCCACCTGAAATTGAAGAGATATGGAATACGGCAAAGATAAAGCGCAGTCCTGCGGAGTGGGCTCTGTGCTGGATATGGAATCATCCGGAAGTCACAGTTGTGCTTTCCGGCATGAATGAGGAATCACATATTGAAGAGAACCTCAGGATTGCAGATGAGGGCAAGCCGAATACTCTTACGGAAAGTGAACTGCAGCTTGTGGGAAAAGCGGAGCGGAAATACCGTGAAATAATGAAAGCAGGCTGTACAGGATGCAGGTATTGCATGCCATGTCCGGCAGCGGTTGATATTCCAACTTGTCTGGAGGTCTACAACAACCTGCATATGTTCAAAAAAGAAATGGAATCAAAGATGATGTATACCATGAGACTTGCAGGTATAGTAAGTGCTGATGAAGCACACTTCGCTTCCCAGTGCGTAAAATGTGGTGAATGTCTTGACAGGTGTCCGCAGCATCTGCCTATACCTGATCTTCTGGAAGAAGTGGTTAAAGACCTTGAAGGAGATGACCTGGGGTTAAGGGTCGAGATGGTAAAGGAAATGTTTTTTAGGACTTGA
- a CDS encoding aldo/keto reductase, whose protein sequence is MLYRKMPKNGDELSILGFGAMRLPVNEDGSIDEKTATDMVRTSIDNGVNYVDTAWPYHMGESETFLGRALADGYREKVKLATKLPQWMVKKPEDMDKFLNAQLEKLNTDHIDYYLVHSLVGSSWKTINELGIREFLDKAKADGRIINAGFSYHGAPEDLAPIVDAYDWDFCQIQYNFLDTNVQAGTAGLEYAASKGLGVVIMEPLRGGNLADPVPQEILNIWNEADIKRSPVEWALRWVWNHPEVTVVLSGMSAPEHVEENLRIAEDGLAKSLTEKELQLVERAAEKYGELMKINCTACRYCMPCPEGVDIPACFDVYNNLYMFGGEDRLKMMYAAKMGGILRGAETNFASQCVQCGQCLDGCPQQIPIPDMLENVAEEFEGPGLGERIAFAKQLFADDSC, encoded by the coding sequence ATGTTATACAGAAAAATGCCAAAAAACGGTGATGAGCTTTCAATACTGGGTTTTGGCGCCATGCGTCTGCCAGTAAATGAAGATGGAAGTATAGATGAAAAAACAGCAACTGACATGGTTCGAACTTCCATAGACAATGGAGTGAACTATGTTGACACCGCATGGCCTTATCATATGGGAGAAAGTGAGACTTTCCTTGGCCGTGCACTTGCAGACGGATACAGGGAAAAGGTAAAGCTTGCCACAAAATTACCTCAGTGGATGGTTAAAAAGCCAGAGGATATGGATAAGTTCCTCAATGCACAGCTTGAGAAACTCAACACCGACCACATTGATTACTATCTTGTACACAGTCTTGTGGGCAGTAGCTGGAAAACGATCAATGAACTTGGCATAAGAGAGTTCCTTGACAAAGCAAAGGCTGATGGTCGCATAATCAATGCAGGTTTTTCATATCATGGTGCACCAGAGGATCTTGCACCGATAGTTGACGCTTATGACTGGGATTTCTGCCAGATTCAGTACAATTTCCTGGATACCAATGTTCAGGCAGGGACAGCAGGTCTGGAATATGCTGCATCCAAAGGTCTTGGTGTTGTTATTATGGAACCTCTGCGTGGCGGGAATCTTGCAGACCCGGTTCCACAGGAAATCCTGAATATCTGGAACGAGGCTGATATCAAACGCAGTCCGGTTGAATGGGCTCTGCGGTGGGTATGGAACCATCCGGAAGTTACTGTTGTGCTTTCAGGTATGAGTGCACCGGAACATGTTGAAGAGAACCTGAGGATTGCAGAGGATGGTCTTGCAAAGTCATTGACCGAAAAAGAGCTTCAGCTCGTGGAAAGAGCCGCAGAGAAGTACGGTGAGCTCATGAAGATCAACTGTACGGCATGCAGATATTGTATGCCATGTCCTGAAGGAGTCGATATTCCTGCATGTTTTGACGTCTACAACAACCTGTACATGTTCGGTGGTGAAGACCGACTTAAGATGATGTATGCTGCGAAGATGGGTGGAATTCTCAGAGGTGCCGAGACAAACTTTGCCTCACAGTGTGTGCAATGTGGTCAGTGTCTGGATGGATGTCCTCAGCAGATTCCAATACCTGATATGCTTGAGAATGTTGCAGAAGAATTTGAAGGTCCGGGTCTTGGAGAAAGGATTGCTTTTGCAAAGCAGTTATTTGCTGATGATAGTTGCTGA
- a CDS encoding ABC transporter ATP-binding protein has product MQVDTLIKVKNLSKNFSDLKSVDAFDLEVKKGELFGLLGPNGSGKTTMIKMLTGQIKPSGGEVSVHGIDVLANPLRVKELTGIIPEQETPPSFLTAEEYLHFVAKIRKLEGFEDKCEWWFSYLDFAGQKDVLCKDLSRGTRQKLMLAQAFLHEPELVIIDEPLINLDPLMQRKVKDYLRDYVSKGGTVFISTHILEIAREICSSMGIIYRGKLVFSGNMDDPAIGDRPLEDFFLELVN; this is encoded by the coding sequence TTGCAGGTAGATACCTTGATAAAAGTAAAGAATCTCTCAAAGAATTTCAGTGACCTAAAGTCTGTGGATGCCTTTGACCTTGAAGTCAAAAAAGGTGAATTGTTCGGCCTTCTGGGGCCAAACGGCTCCGGCAAAACAACAATGATCAAGATGCTCACCGGTCAGATAAAGCCCAGTGGAGGAGAGGTTTCAGTTCATGGGATCGATGTTCTTGCTAATCCTTTGAGAGTAAAGGAGCTGACAGGTATCATTCCTGAGCAGGAAACACCGCCAAGTTTCCTTACCGCTGAAGAATACCTGCATTTTGTTGCTAAAATCAGGAAGCTTGAAGGTTTTGAAGATAAGTGTGAGTGGTGGTTCTCATATCTTGATTTTGCAGGCCAGAAGGATGTATTATGCAAAGACCTTTCCCGTGGAACAAGACAAAAACTGATGCTGGCACAGGCGTTTTTGCATGAGCCTGAACTTGTGATCATCGATGAGCCTCTCATTAATCTTGATCCTCTGATGCAGCGTAAGGTCAAGGATTATCTCAGGGATTATGTAAGTAAGGGAGGCACTGTTTTCATATCTACCCACATTCTGGAAATTGCCAGGGAAATATGCAGCAGCATGGGAATAATCTACAGGGGAAAGCTGGTCTTTTCAGGAAATATGGACGACCCTGCAATTGGTGACAGACCGCTTGAAGATTTCTTCCTTGAACTTGTGAACTGA
- a CDS encoding 4Fe-4S double cluster binding domain-containing protein, with amino-acid sequence MSLQDELNRIALENGVQYFGVANLSEATDFIVDQGGGDLSEYPYAISIGIRLMDPIVDKLSHRNERSALLNYKHHAYDVINSRLDMVTSILSSHIQDNGYAALPLPSSKRIDDERICAQFSHKLAAHLSGFGWIGKSCLLITPDNGPRVRWATILTDAPLQPTGSSMESRCGSCSECVKICPVQAFTGRNFVEGESREMRYNARKCENYFKEMENNEQLAVCGLCVYVCPHGRKKN; translated from the coding sequence ATGAGTCTTCAGGATGAATTGAACAGAATTGCACTTGAAAACGGTGTCCAGTATTTTGGCGTCGCAAATCTCTCAGAAGCCACTGATTTCATTGTTGATCAGGGTGGCGGTGACCTGTCTGAATATCCTTATGCCATCTCAATTGGAATAAGACTGATGGACCCTATCGTTGACAAACTCTCTCACAGAAATGAGAGGTCTGCATTATTAAATTACAAACACCATGCATACGATGTTATCAATTCAAGACTTGACATGGTAACTTCGATCCTGAGCAGCCACATTCAGGATAATGGATATGCAGCACTTCCTCTTCCTTCATCAAAAAGGATTGATGACGAACGAATATGCGCCCAGTTCTCCCACAAACTGGCGGCTCACCTGTCAGGATTTGGCTGGATAGGAAAAAGCTGCCTCCTGATAACTCCTGACAATGGACCAAGAGTAAGATGGGCAACAATCCTAACAGATGCACCTCTCCAACCTACCGGAAGCAGTATGGAAAGCAGATGTGGAAGCTGCAGCGAATGTGTGAAGATATGTCCTGTCCAGGCTTTTACCGGAAGGAATTTTGTTGAAGGCGAGAGCCGGGAAATGAGATATAATGCCAGGAAATGTGAGAATTATTTCAAGGAAATGGAGAACAATGAACAGCTGGCAGTGTGTGGATTGTGTGTTTATGTGTGTCCTCATGGAAGAAAGAAGAATTAA
- a CDS encoding SulP family inorganic anion transporter, with the protein MEIQNKVSEYFKNSLANDLRAGAITAIVGLPLAIAFAIASGVEPQMGLYTAIIAGMLVSATGGSKYSISGPSSAMTVITLSTLHSFGLEGILLAGFVAGVFQVSFGLLKLGKFVKYIPLPVISGFTSGIGAMLLIGQIPNAFGLVIESKEQAWETIYAVISNINNISRTATVICIGTVLLLLYFPVLVSKIRIIRSLPPSIIALVLSTLVVFRLNTDIPLVGNIPSGLPQIQMLNFDLELLIDVLPAAFTIALLGTIQSLLCAVVCDGMTNSKHDSNRELVGQGIANMTLPFFSGIAGTGAIARTAINIREGAKTQMAGIFQSLILLIILLYLGPIAAFIPKAYLAGVLIVVSMRMINVDEFKTTMNISKMDSTVLLVTFVLTVLTNLVFAAQIGMFLSIVLLFVRLTNVIDIQTMENYDKTSGINATIFADPYLKNNVLVYTINGPFFFGAMNVFESKINEHMNISKPHIILRMRYVPFIDATGMERLKSFIRSSKKQRQKVYLTSIQPEVMRIMENDWELTELMKKQHVHVFDSTQEALEFVKEENENKKNKNQIE; encoded by the coding sequence ATGGAAATTCAAAACAAAGTCTCAGAATACTTCAAAAATTCACTCGCAAATGATCTTAGGGCCGGAGCAATCACAGCAATTGTGGGCTTGCCGCTGGCCATTGCTTTTGCCATTGCTTCAGGCGTAGAACCCCAGATGGGTTTATACACAGCCATCATTGCAGGTATGCTTGTATCAGCAACGGGTGGCTCAAAATACTCCATAAGCGGCCCAAGTAGTGCAATGACGGTCATTACACTCTCTACACTCCATAGTTTCGGGCTTGAAGGAATCCTCCTTGCAGGATTCGTTGCTGGTGTATTTCAGGTATCTTTCGGACTTCTGAAACTTGGAAAATTCGTCAAGTACATCCCCCTGCCCGTGATCTCAGGATTTACAAGCGGTATCGGTGCAATGCTGCTCATCGGACAGATACCCAATGCCTTCGGACTTGTCATTGAATCAAAGGAACAGGCATGGGAAACGATCTATGCCGTTATATCTAACATAAATAACATAAGCAGAACAGCAACAGTAATCTGCATCGGCACAGTCCTGCTTCTTCTATACTTCCCCGTACTTGTTTCAAAGATCAGGATTATCAGAAGCCTGCCACCATCCATTATCGCGCTGGTACTTTCAACCCTTGTCGTTTTCCGACTGAATACCGATATACCGCTAGTAGGTAACATACCTTCAGGACTTCCACAGATCCAGATGCTGAATTTCGATCTGGAACTTCTCATTGATGTCCTGCCAGCAGCTTTCACAATAGCACTGCTTGGAACCATCCAGTCCCTGCTCTGTGCAGTGGTCTGTGACGGAATGACAAACAGCAAGCATGACAGTAACAGGGAACTGGTGGGTCAGGGAATCGCAAATATGACACTGCCCTTTTTCTCAGGAATAGCCGGAACCGGAGCAATTGCAAGAACTGCCATCAACATACGTGAAGGTGCAAAAACCCAGATGGCAGGTATCTTCCAGTCCCTGATCCTTCTCATAATCCTGCTTTACCTCGGACCCATTGCAGCTTTCATTCCAAAAGCATACCTTGCAGGTGTCCTGATCGTAGTCTCCATGAGAATGATAAATGTAGATGAGTTCAAAACCACTATGAACATAAGTAAGATGGACAGCACTGTCCTCCTTGTTACTTTTGTGCTGACAGTACTCACAAACCTTGTATTTGCTGCCCAGATCGGAATGTTCCTCTCCATCGTGCTGCTCTTTGTAAGACTCACAAATGTGATCGACATTCAGACTATGGAGAATTACGACAAAACAAGTGGAATAAACGCAACCATCTTCGCTGACCCTTATCTTAAAAATAACGTTCTGGTCTACACCATAAACGGACCTTTCTTTTTCGGAGCCATGAACGTTTTTGAAAGCAAGATCAACGAACACATGAACATCAGCAAACCTCATATTATCCTTCGTATGCGTTATGTTCCTTTCATTGATGCAACAGGTATGGAGCGTTTGAAAAGTTTCATCCGCTCAAGCAAAAAACAGCGTCAGAAAGTATATCTTACATCTATCCAGCCTGAGGTCATGAGAATTATGGAAAATGATTGGGAACTCACTGAGCTTATGAAAAAGCAGCATGTGCATGTGTTTGATAGTACGCAGGAAGCTCTGGAGTTTGTGAAAGAAGAAAATGAAAATAAGAAAAACAAAAACCAGATAGAGTAA